Within the Glycine max cultivar Williams 82 chromosome 12, Glycine_max_v4.0, whole genome shotgun sequence genome, the region AGTTTGATTAAAGAAAGTAAAACCATATTCATGATTTCCTGATATAAACTAGCATAAATCTTTTTACCCAACCAGCTATCATATACCTATTGAAGTGATTTTTAACTCCTGAACCAAACCAACTTAACCTGCTACAACAAATTcatgcatcttttttttttttttttttttggggggggcgGGGGGAGGGGTTAACTatcttttggatttttttttccagaaaaatGAGGGTCAACCCAATTCATCTTACTAAGCTGTCAATTTCCTAATTCATAATATTGAATTGACTTGCAAAACTATGTGACATGCATATAGCAATTGCTATAAGAATAATTAACTTTGTCTTTGACAAGATCAtgagcacaaaattttcagGGCATGCAAAGCAACTCTCCCTACCTTCAACACAAAATTATCTCAATATAAGAAGAAATTAACAGCACATAATGCGAACTATGTTAATTTAGAACTGCCATTCTATTCCTGGGAATCCGAAACAGCTTCTTTTAAACATGACCTCATAATCTTCGCAAGCTTTGCACAAGCATCCAAACACAGCTGCATTCCCTGCATGTGGGAAGCTAAAATGTCACTAGAGTACGTTCCATCTCTattcattatattataatatgtcAATACAATGACCAATTTGGAACATTAGATGTGAAGACATTATATCTTTACATCGCACTAGCACCTCTATATAAATTGGAAATAGCCTTAACTCAATTCCAGTATTAACTTCGATCACATAAGTACCAGTAATCAGTAGGCACGGAAAAGGAGATACAAATAGATGATCAATTAGCAATACATATATGTAAACCTCAAAGCAGAAAACCTCAGGTGAAACGATTAAATGCTGTTTCTTGAAATCAGTAAAATGAAAAGGCATCCACACGACCACACCTATAAAGCCCAGACACTTGATACGATAAAGATGTGACACATAGGAAACTcttgaaaaatcaaaatttgatctGGCCTAAATATGCTACCATGAATTTGTATATGCACCCACACACATTTTACATAAATGTACAACATTTGTAATGAGACATTGATGATTAGTGAATAGGATACAATAATGGTCAGAGAAGTGGGTGTAAACAGATGCTATGTGCAAGGCTCAAGGACTTTCAAGATTATTGATATTGTGATGCATGATTGGAAGTATAGAAGCAATGTGCAACATCCAGATGTGAGAAACCAGCGAGCCCTAGCCCATTCCCATTTTACTGTGACAGTGCTATGGGCAAAATGGTAACAGAAACTTTGGGTTAACACTACAACACAatcatttcaattgaaaatatcAAAGTGCCATCATATCTCAGACCGTACCTGAGTATGTATCCCAaaagttggtaaaaaaaattaaaaataaactaaattggCATATTATATGCATATCGTTGTTAGACATGCATTTGACACTATACTTTGCCAATTTGAGTATTTGGCTTTCATAGATCTAGACATAATTTCACAACTTCAAAATAggcatttaataaataaaagattttaaaaaaatttaaataggtAAACCTCGTTAATCTTTGGGGTGGACCATTCCCCAGTAACAGTGAGTTGGGTGATTTCATAGCGAGAAGGCATGCAAGTAATCATTAAGCTTCCATCTTGGCCATTTTCCTCCTCCAAAACAGGATCAATGACAAGGTTCTTATTAAAACATGACTGCAatcattagaaaataataatgagACTTTCAGCAGCAATCACATCATGAAGGAACAATTTATGGGATAGTCATAATAGGTAAAAGGTCATTAGCCTTCATCATGATGATCTCATTTTATCATAATGATTTTTATGAAGAGGAACCTGGCATAAACAAGCCCAGAAGATCATCCAATAAAAATAGCACACACACTCATGCAATTATGCCAAAGAATTTGGTATCCACTGAAAAGtagttggaaaaataaaaattggtttaaaaacatatttctaGGCTACAGAAGACAAAACAcacatatatgaaaatataatttaataatagtgCATGAAATGTGTGATGTGGGTACCAAGTCAGAAATCATTAGAGAAAAGGAAATCAGATGATTTTATAgtaaatcaaaatttcaaaataaacttaaaatggtAGAAACAGATTATGCATCCTACAAAGCAAGTACATATTTAGTGACATTAGAGTGCAAATGTGAGCAAGATTCATACCACAGAAACTGAGGCAACAAGATCATACATCATTATTCCCGCATCTGCAAGGGCAAGGCTTGCACATGATATGACAACTGGGAGATCACCTGCAACACACTCACTAATATTATCACCTGCTATAAACTTACGATTTGCCAAAAGGTTTCAATTAAATGGGATCATTCATCATTACTTCTTCCATTATAAAATTCAAAGGAATAATACAGCATCTCAAACAAATCCATTACGAACCAGACTACCATAAATGACCACATCTTAATATCTACATTTAAGGTGTCCATAAAAAACTGctaaattatagaaaattgaCATGacattcattaaaataaatcatatgttCGTTCTTTTTGACTTTGTGTACTTGGAAGCCTTTATCAAAGAATACATGAATTATACTAATCGCTATAGTAATTGATCATAAGAACATGGAAGCATTTCTCATCATAAGCAGCAAGGCCTCATACAACAGAAGCTACGGCTGACTTCTCTTACCTAAAGTCTACAAAAGTAATTGAACTTAAAGAAACTACTTTTATTAATCTCTGACAAGCTGTTGCCACCCCTAAAAGTATGGCAATAATCCCCACTGAAGCACCTGGCAGTGTGGCCTTGACCACAAAGTCTGCCCATGATATTCAAAGCCAGGGCAGGTGAAGTTCATTCATATGCATTGCCAATTGAACCACACCTCATGGTTAACTAAATGGAAATGTGTTGAAGCAAAATACCTTTTCGCATTTATGGAACAATAGAATAAACATAGCTTGAAACAAAGCAATCATTAAATGACAGCAAGGTAGATGAAAACACAAATAAACTTAGGCTTCCCTTTCTAGTGTTTTTAAGCAAATTTATATTCAGCACAATTTTGTCTGTTAATTTCAATCCATCAAAAACAATATCATGacaaattaaatagaaaatcaaTATGAAATTGTATGTATGCTTACTGCCACTAGATTCCAGCACCAATGCAAAGACATCCACAGTTGTCTTGGGGAATGTTTCCAGTATTATTGCTCCCTCCAAAGCTTTATGAAGCATTGAACTGTACTCTTTGTGGTCTGAACCCTAACTTCGTgagatataatatattaaaagactACTTCCAATAGCCATGAAGATGGAAGATGCAGAACACAACAGAAAAAAGCTACAAGTATAGCCTTTCATATACCTGCCCACGAATCGGAGTTGCAAACGTTGTAAAGCTGACATTGCAATTCAAACGCCCTATATCACTGTACATCATCGCCTTCTTGCTCTCTCTTGGCCCAAAtctaaattaagaaaaacaaacaaaatatcccCATTAGGCAGAGAGCATAAAAACAACAAAGCCATAAGAAACAAACCTCAGAGAGGTAAATTAACTAAATGACACATTTGTGAGATAAAAGAGCCACTCACACTGATACAATGACCTTGGTATTTCCAACCTCAGCATAAGCAGATCCAGATGCAGCATTCACAGCACCAGTCCTGAAAACTGCAAGTCACCAAATATCAATGTGCTTATCAAAAACAATGCCACCAATCAACATTTCAAAGCAAATAAGTGATTCTAATGGTTCATTTCAAAAATCAGAAGCTGTTTAGTCTTCTGTTAGGTGCTTAGTTAATCAGTTTTGATGACAATTAGAGCTAGTTTCACACTGTTATTTTAGTTGCATTGATATACTCActgtatataataaataaactcCTTCAATAAATGAAAATTGTGTTCATTTCTTGCCACACAGAGTTCTATAACATGGTATCAAAGTCTATCATAGATCCATTATTAGGACACTTGTCATATTATCCACACATCAAGCCCAAAAATGCTGGGCACAAGGGGATTTATTGGGAAAACCCAAGTTCCTTGTTGACTAGAGATAGTACCTGATAAGAACTTATAAAGCTTCTTACTAGCCAGTTTCGTAGGGATGAGTTGGGCACAAATCTATCAGTCCTACCAGCGCAATGTACAACATCGGGAATCTCAGTCCCTATCCCTTTCTCCAATAGGCACACATCTAGCATGAAAAACAGGAATTCACCCTTTCACAATAATTCCAGGCCATAATTGGACAGAACTAGGTACTCTAGATATGATCCTAGTGCCAAATGGACCAAGGTGACTCTTTGGACCAGAACCACCCCCATAAATAACTGCATCAATTTCAATTGTTATCCATGATCATCTATATTCCTTACAGGAAATGGAGCATCACCAATGTGCAAAGCACCATCTATCCTCAAATCTTTAGAATCTCACTGAAATTTGTTTATGTCAAGTACATTCCATGCACCATAGGTGGATCTTGTAGGAGGAGATGCCCTTTTCCAGTTTGGACCTGTCTGACTTTTAGAGCTTCCATCTCATGAAAATCAGGAACTGAGATATATGAGGTTCAAGACCTTGAGGATCAAAAGGTTGCATTAGAACATTAGGCCCAGCAATACCACCAGGTGTCAATTGTCCATGAAAATTATCTTGATTCATAGAACAATTATGTTTGTAGTGGTCGAATTAGATGCTCATCAACTAATATAGGCCATCTACTTCCAGGAAAAAAGACAGGGTAATCTTTGCCAGGTGCCAGCTCACTGCTTTGAACACATAATCGTTAATCGACCACTGCTTTGGCATGCCGAGCTTCACCAATGCCTCTAAATTCAACAAATGAATAATGTCTAGAAGGAAAACTCCTGATTCTCTCAATCTTACTTCACCAAATAGTATCATGGCATTGTGGAGCATTTGTCCATCAATTTGAATAGCATGAGGAAAAGCTATCCACAAAATGTTTCTCCGATTCGGTATGAAGCAGCATCGTAATCCGAAAACGGCATTAACAATAAAAACCTTCACAATTTAACACTATAcccataacaataaaaaaaggcaTTGTAGACTGTATCCACATGAAAACCTTAACACTGGCGAAGAAAACGAAGACTAATaacaatttaatgaaaaaaagagcATATATTGAAATTACAAATGCATCGAGAAGAAATAAACAGAATGGTTGTTCAATTTGAAAGCGAGTGGGGGCTTACATGCGGGTCTGCACTGGTGGAAACTGCGGCCATCAGGTCGAGCCAAATCCTCATTGAAAAGCGATGGTTTCTTCTTATCGGTCGTCGGAGACGGCGAATATGTGGCCGGAGTTGATCCACCTTTGCCCGCCATTCCCAACACTGTAACTCTCTTCAGGTTTCTTCGCTATGGTGTATATATATGGCCAATAAAAGGCTGCCTTTTGGACTCGCGGAACTTCTGGCTCTGGGCCTCCACACCCACTTTCCAGCCCATCtacttcacattttttttatgcacataactgttgtaaataaaataagaaagacAATACGCCTATAGTAAATGGTTAACGATTTAAATTTGACTTTTATCAAAAATTTCTAAAGTAAAGACTATTTCAAGGAAACATTTTACTCTTCACTAAGATAAGATTAGTAGCTAGTGACAACTTTTAGTAATTTGTATATACTATaagtttaaattcaattatcattcttgtgccaaaaaatggttttaattaaaaacatataatatacttaaaaaattaaagtgtatatcaaattatttttatagtatatataaaataataaatactttttactaATAAATATGGTCTATTTCCCCATACTTAGTGATTTCAATGGGAGCATTAACAGTGAGAGCGGGTGAGATGAATGAACTGATGCTCATTTGGTCTTTTTACTCGGTTTCGAATTTAGACACTGTGAGTGAGTGATTGGGACGGAGCTTTAGTGCAGAGGACGGGGGGTGAAGGGGTCTGAATTATAACTTTcttattctctttttctttatgtaTTTGAGGTTATAACGCAATATGCAgatgaatttcaatttctcttaATTGAAATTTGTCTTTTATTCAGTCAGTTAATAGATTATATATATTGTGCTTAAtttattcatcatttttttatcaagaaatttaacttaattggtttagtaataaataaaatgtataaattaatataaacttctgatattatctttaattcctacctataaaaacaaaaatactcaATGATttcataatgaaaaaaaaaatatattcactacactaattaaaatttgcattAAAAGCATTAATATTGAGTCTCGTGTTTCGTAAAAGCATTGATTATATATAAAGTACTGACTaccctaattaaaatttgcattAAAAGCTTCAAACTTACTAATCTCTATATTAATTGAGCAAGTTTGGTcttaaatttagaatttttttaacaaagtgGCCTTTTCAAAAAGTTGGCAAACAAGTTATCTTTCGTATAAGAAACAAGTACTATTATCTTTGCTATTTTGtacatataagaaacaaatgaatAGAGTACTTTTTGtcccaataataaaaaataaagataatttttaaatatattaattacttcgctattttttatatttttaatttattgtaaagTCTATATACCTCAAGCAATCTTAGGGACAAACGGTTCTACTTGCTGATATTTCACTTACAAGCAGGTTTCCATTGTCATAATTTTCATGGCTTCCGAAAACCTTTTCCATTGTACTTCATTGGCTTTGCTTCTCTTATTTGGATTTTGGGCTTTCAGCGCCAATACTCGCACTCTCGAAGATGCTTCAATGCATGAGAGGCACGAGCAGTGGATGGCTCAGCATGGAAAGGTCTATAAGGACCATCATGAGAAGGAGTTGAGATACAAAATATTTCAGCAAAACGTGAAAGGCATAGAAGGCTTTAACAATGCGGGAAACAAATCTCACAAGCTTGGTGTCAATCAGTTTGCTGATCTCACAGAAGAGGAATTCAAAGCCATAAATAAACTCAAGGGTTATATGTGGTCTAAAATATCAAGAACATCCACGTTTAAATATGAACATGTGACAAAAGTACCAGCAACACTGGATTGGAGACAAAAAGGAGCTGTCACGCCCATCAAGAGCCAAGGCCTCAAGTGTGGTATGAACTTGATTACTCCTTTAAATTCACAATTAATTATGGGACttaattaatatgtatttttttttgttttacttccTACTTTCAAATAACAGAGTTAATTTAtgacaaaatgtttttttaagagtATGTTTTAAAACTCTCATCAACTAGTTATCAATTGTTATAGACATATGAAgatttaaaaacatatataatttataaacaaaaaattacacacTATTATCTTATCAAATTTCTTAATGACACGACAGGAGGTTAATGGATTGTGAATGtcgttattatatatatatgttgtgtgtGGGTAAATAGTCTATATATACATTGATGAAGAGTTTTTAGATCATCATTCAATTAGAAGTCTGTAGACACACACCCCCCTAATGAACTTtgctttatattattttttcgttTAGGATCATGTTGGGCATTTGCTGCTGTGGCAGCAACAGAAGGAATCACCAAGCTGACTACTGGTGAATTGATCTCTTTATCAGAACAAGAACTTATTGATTGTGACACAAACGGTGATAATGGGGGTTGTAAATGGGGCATAATACAAGAAGCCTTCAAATTTATCGTGCAAAATAAAGGACTTGCCACAGAAGCATCTTACCCTTATCAAGCTGTTGATGGGACTTGCAATGCAAAAGTAGAATCCAAACATGTGGCTAGCATTAAGGGGTACGAGGATGTTCCTGCCAACAATGAGACTGCACTTCTCAATGCTGTTGCGAATCAACCAGTTTCTGTACTTGTTGATTCAAGTGATTATGATTTTCGATTTTATTCAAGTGGTGTCCTCAGTGGATCCTGTGGCACTACATTTGATCACGCTGTCACTGTTGTGGGGTATGGAGTAAGTGATGATGGAACCAAGTATTGGTTGATCAAGAATTCATGGGGAGTATACTGGGGTGAACAAGGATACATCAGGATAAAAAGAGATGTTGCTGCTAAAGAAGGCATGTGTGGCATAGCAATGCAAGCTTCTTACCCCATTGCATAATTGTTAAACTTCGTTACGACAACTTTTTAGACTTtcacttttagttttttcaatggatcaaaattttaactaaatctTCTATAAATTATGTACCAGTACTAAGTCAAGAGAAGtctataataatatcatttcaTAGGCCATCacttataaactttttttattttttttagactacatgtattttttttttctgaagacAAATTTTGTTGATGCCTCACACAAGATACTAAAATTATCATGAGTGACAAAATTTTCCTTGTGAGTATTTAATGCAATGTATATTTAGGACTCCAACTCGAGATTTCTGATCAAACAAGAACAATTTCATATCAGCTGATACGCATGCTAAatggttatttataaatttttaaacctaggtttcaaaacaaatataatctATCACCTCTTTGGCGTTAATATTGAtggtgttttttaatttatttttcgtaTATTTACTTTAGCCAAAATTTATAtggtgtttatatatatatatatatatatatatatatatatatatatatatatatatatatatatgagttttacacttttttcttttattgggaGTGTATTACCTacaccataatttttttataaaaactcatTAACCTTTTGTTTTACTAACAAATTTaactaagaaatatttaaatagtttactatttatttaaaaaaaattaacaaattttggaAAACAGCATaggagaaattaatttgtagtaGATGAAAGGGAACTTTTAGAGAAAACAAAGGAGGAGATAATGAAAGGTAAACATAATATGTGAAGAAGGCTTCCTTTTGGTATCTGAAATTGACCAAACATTGTTTAAGGGTGTAACTTCCTCACATTGATTGTGGTTGTAACAGTTTCATTGTTACATTGGACAATTAGATGTAGGAAGGATGTATTAGAAGTTACATGCAAAGGAATATGTGAGATAATAACAATTCAgcaaatataatgacatatcAAGTGAGTATGTTATTTAGGTgtgatttaaaataacttatacGAGTGTGATCTATGTATTATCTAATGATATAATGTTATATGACTTATATCATCATATCAGATcatttatttaatcaaatttaataaaatattatttaattaattttaaacttatctaataaaaatatatgatctaattatatctaataaatttaTCTCCTAATTATCTTTTATCCAACATTAGatcaaatatatcttttatcaaGAGTATAACAAgtatatctaataaaaatataattaatcttttCGGATGATTTTagtgtaattatatttaatatgatactaaatgttttaaaaaatgatatatatatatatatatatatatatatatatatatatatatattaaataacaaaaatactaaatacaaatttaaaaatttataatttaatcaaaccCGTGCATCACacgaatataaaatttagtatttatttttaatttaaaatcatataaaataactttaaataattttatgaataaatactatttttaaataatatttatattatatatttgaaatatttatactaaaagttaatttaaatataattagttaatatatttattataaataatattttttctatatgtttaaaaactttttacacgaaacttttgttaattaatatttataaaataaggttaaatatcctttttatgtaattatataataaaattttaatattaacttattaaatatacttttattacaaaaatattacatgcaaaatcatataaaaaataaattaatttttatattgatgaaattttttacataaatacatTTGAATAAATTGTATAAGATTTGTTTCTCATACTTGTTTCCttctattataataaaaaaattaaatatttgtaattaatttgattaaaacatacacatgtgtgataataattaatttattcaaattttaaatatatttgttctAATTAccctaattatatttaaatgatttttatgaactaaaaaatagaaaaaaaaatatttacaatttttctatcaaatgcataatattttcctttctaacttgtttacaataaaaaaaatcaagataaagataaaataaatatatattttgaaattttattagatataattGTTTGAATCTTGATAAAAGATAtacttgttttaattttgataaaagatatatttattcTAATGTTGGATATAAGTTAATTACGAGATCaatttattagatataattGGATCATATTACtttattagaaaaatttaaaatttattagataatatttaattacaattgattagacaatattttaataaatttgattagatgaaaatagaatagataatatttttaaaaatttgattaaatgaaTGAGAATTGTTCACtcctataattaaaaaaaaaaaattacccaaataacacaaaccaaaaattatttacacaaaTGATACAAATCACTATTTAAGGTGAGAAATCGCcccctcccccaactgatttctcaccttaaataatgatttatatcatttgtgtaaataatttttggattgtactatttggataattttttgtattatgggaatgaaaaactcaaataaataatttaatgtgaCAAGATAAGTACGTGACattatatgattaaataatacatAAGTCACA harbors:
- the LOC100816271 gene encoding exosome complex component RRP41-like, producing the protein MAGKGGSTPATYSPSPTTDKKKPSLFNEDLARPDGRSFHQCRPAFFRTGAVNAASGSAYAEVGNTKVIVSVFGPRESKKAMMYSDIGRLNCNVSFTTFATPIRGQGSDHKEYSSMLHKALEGAIILETFPKTTVDVFALVLESSGSDLPVVISCASLALADAGIMMYDLVASVSVSCFNKNLVIDPVLEEENGQDGSLMITCMPSRYEITQLTVTGEWSTPKINEGMQLCLDACAKLAKIMRSCLKEAVSDSQE
- the LOC100816790 gene encoding senescence-specific cysteine protease SAG39, producing MASENLFHCTSLALLLLFGFWAFSANTRTLEDASMHERHEQWMAQHGKVYKDHHEKELRYKIFQQNVKGIEGFNNAGNKSHKLGVNQFADLTEEEFKAINKLKGYMWSKISRTSTFKYEHVTKVPATLDWRQKGAVTPIKSQGLKCGSCWAFAAVAATEGITKLTTGELISLSEQELIDCDTNGDNGGCKWGIIQEAFKFIVQNKGLATEASYPYQAVDGTCNAKVESKHVASIKGYEDVPANNETALLNAVANQPVSVLVDSSDYDFRFYSSGVLSGSCGTTFDHAVTVVGYGVSDDGTKYWLIKNSWGVYWGEQGYIRIKRDVAAKEGMCGIAMQASYPIA